The proteins below are encoded in one region of Nocardioides marmorisolisilvae:
- a CDS encoding ABC transporter substrate-binding protein — translation MGRSSHPRRTAAVLAAATAGALLLAGCGSSSGNNDAAGQGAGSGPCGTTAKTTVTVGLFGTFGFKEAGLWDAYHKRCPNITVKEDDVEQSADYWTRLKTRLASGSGLDDVQGIEIGFVADVVQNHADQFVNWNKVPHAAADKAEFFPWKWQLASSTDGSDTVGLGTDIGPEAICYRSDLLKKAGLPSDPATLAKKWSTWNDFINFGKQYEASTTKQAGSHFVDSAASVFSTAVYQGKEAYDNAAGQPDVKNSDGVQSAWNYATEAAQSKITAGLEQFSPTWNKAFSNGAFATLACPTWMMGYIQGQAGPSYAGKWNIAPVLPGGATNWGGSWLGVPDKAQHKAAAIALVEWLSAKDQQVTMWKQGGHFPSNSDAAADPAVATAKSAYFSNAPVGKIFGDIASKMSIPPIGLYDTQIQQALTTQLTNVETKGTAPTKAFGDALAAIKQVTG, via the coding sequence ATGGGCCGAAGTTCCCACCCTCGCCGGACCGCAGCCGTACTCGCTGCCGCGACCGCCGGCGCCCTGCTGCTCGCCGGTTGCGGCTCCAGCAGCGGCAACAACGACGCCGCCGGCCAAGGAGCCGGCTCCGGGCCCTGCGGGACCACCGCCAAGACGACCGTCACGGTCGGGCTCTTCGGCACCTTTGGCTTCAAGGAGGCCGGCCTTTGGGACGCCTACCACAAGCGTTGCCCCAACATCACGGTGAAGGAGGACGACGTCGAACAGTCGGCCGACTACTGGACCCGGCTGAAGACCCGGCTCGCCTCCGGCAGCGGTCTCGACGACGTCCAAGGCATCGAGATCGGCTTCGTCGCCGACGTGGTGCAGAACCACGCCGACCAGTTCGTGAACTGGAACAAGGTCCCCCATGCCGCCGCCGACAAGGCCGAGTTCTTCCCGTGGAAGTGGCAGCTGGCCAGCAGCACCGACGGCAGCGACACGGTCGGCCTCGGCACCGACATCGGGCCCGAGGCGATCTGCTACCGCAGCGACCTGCTGAAGAAGGCGGGCCTGCCCTCCGACCCGGCCACGCTGGCGAAGAAGTGGTCGACCTGGAACGACTTCATCAACTTCGGCAAGCAGTACGAAGCGTCCACGACCAAGCAGGCGGGCTCGCACTTCGTGGACAGCGCGGCGAGCGTCTTCTCGACCGCTGTCTACCAGGGCAAGGAGGCGTACGACAACGCCGCCGGCCAGCCGGACGTGAAGAACAGCGACGGCGTGCAGAGCGCCTGGAACTACGCCACCGAGGCGGCGCAGTCCAAGATCACCGCCGGCCTCGAGCAGTTCTCCCCGACCTGGAACAAGGCCTTCTCCAACGGCGCATTCGCCACCCTGGCCTGCCCGACGTGGATGATGGGCTACATCCAGGGCCAGGCGGGACCGTCGTACGCCGGCAAGTGGAACATCGCTCCGGTGCTCCCCGGCGGGGCCACCAACTGGGGCGGGTCCTGGCTCGGCGTGCCGGACAAGGCGCAGCACAAGGCCGCGGCGATCGCTCTCGTCGAGTGGCTCTCGGCCAAGGACCAGCAGGTCACCATGTGGAAGCAGGGCGGTCACTTCCCGTCGAACTCCGACGCGGCGGCCGACCCGGCGGTGGCGACGGCCAAGAGCGCCTACTTCAGCAACGCGCCCGTGGGCAAGATCTTCGGTGACATCGCCTCGAAGATGTCGATCCCGCCGATCGGGCTCTACGACACGCAGATCCAGCAGGCGCTCACCACCCAGCTGACCAACGTCGAGACCAAGGGCACGGCTCCGACGAAGGCCTTCGGCGACGCACTGGCGGCGATCAAGCAGGTCACCGGCTGA
- a CDS encoding HAD family hydrolase — MSPVARPTAAFFDLDKTIIAKSSTLAFSREFQAGGLITRGAVLRSAYAQFVYLVGGADHDQMEKMRQFMSQLCAGWDVQTVREIVADTLHHTVDPLVYDEAVSLIEQHHAAGRDVIIVSTSGSEVVEPIGEMLGADHVVATRMAVEGGKYTGEIRFYAYAENKAKAITDLARKRGYDLARSYAYSDSITDVTMLEAVGHPHAVNPDKDLRKIARERGWPVLVFEKPVALRSRMRLPPAKPTLAALALGGLAAFAATAWVRARRLRHAA; from the coding sequence ATGTCCCCCGTGGCCCGGCCGACGGCAGCGTTCTTCGACCTCGACAAGACGATCATCGCCAAGTCGAGCACGCTGGCGTTCAGCCGTGAGTTCCAGGCCGGCGGACTGATCACCCGGGGTGCCGTGCTGCGCAGCGCCTACGCCCAGTTCGTCTATCTCGTCGGCGGCGCCGACCACGACCAGATGGAGAAGATGCGGCAGTTCATGTCGCAGCTGTGCGCCGGATGGGATGTGCAGACGGTCCGTGAGATCGTCGCCGACACGTTGCACCACACGGTCGACCCCCTGGTGTACGACGAGGCCGTCAGCCTGATCGAGCAGCATCATGCAGCCGGCCGGGACGTGATCATCGTGTCGACGAGCGGCTCCGAGGTGGTCGAGCCCATCGGCGAGATGCTCGGCGCGGACCACGTCGTCGCGACCCGGATGGCGGTCGAGGGCGGCAAGTACACCGGCGAGATCCGCTTCTACGCCTACGCGGAGAACAAGGCCAAGGCGATCACCGACCTGGCCCGCAAGCGCGGCTACGACCTCGCCCGCAGCTACGCCTACAGCGACTCGATCACCGACGTGACGATGCTGGAGGCGGTCGGCCACCCGCACGCGGTCAACCCCGACAAGGACCTCCGCAAGATCGCGCGTGAGCGCGGCTGGCCGGTGCTCGTCTTCGAGAAGCCGGTGGCGCTGCGGTCCCGGATGCGGTTGCCACCGGCGAAGCCGACGTTGGCCGCCCTGGCGCTCGGCGGCCTGGCCGCGTTCGCCGCCACCGCCTGGGTTCGAGCTCGCCGGCTCCGGCACGCCGCCTGA
- a CDS encoding carbohydrate ABC transporter permease: MSVAAPAGPASRAARRRSSPGRRRPGSRIAYLYVLPFFAVFAAFSVYPWLDTAWVSLHDVRLSTYDQMTWIGLGNYRDLFTNQFFWNAFRNTITIGIISTVPQLCMALGIAHLLNYRLRGRTFFRVAILMPYATSLAAATVIFLELFDPKLGLVNWALHLAHLPEVDWQGSKWPSQIAVSAIVTWRWTGYNALIYLAGLQAVDNELYDAAAVDGAGKWAQFRYVTLPGLRPTILFTIVVSTIGAAQLFGEPLLYHNGKSDGGTSNQFQTLGLLMYQQGWTNDRLGLASATAWTMFLIIVVAVLVNLFLARRRERAGR, encoded by the coding sequence ATGTCGGTCGCTGCGCCGGCGGGACCGGCCTCCCGGGCCGCCCGCCGGCGCAGCTCGCCTGGCCGACGGCGGCCGGGCAGCCGGATCGCCTATCTGTACGTGCTGCCGTTCTTCGCCGTCTTCGCCGCGTTCAGCGTCTACCCATGGCTGGACACCGCCTGGGTGTCGCTGCACGACGTCCGCCTGTCGACCTACGACCAGATGACCTGGATCGGGCTGGGCAACTACCGCGACCTGTTCACCAACCAGTTCTTCTGGAACGCCTTCCGCAACACGATCACGATCGGCATCATCTCCACCGTCCCGCAGCTGTGCATGGCCCTGGGCATCGCCCACCTGCTCAACTACAGGCTGCGCGGCCGCACCTTCTTCCGGGTCGCGATCCTGATGCCGTACGCCACCAGCCTGGCCGCGGCCACGGTGATCTTCCTCGAGCTCTTCGACCCCAAGCTGGGCCTGGTCAACTGGGCGTTGCACCTCGCGCACCTGCCCGAGGTCGACTGGCAGGGGTCGAAGTGGCCCTCGCAGATCGCGGTCTCCGCGATCGTGACCTGGCGCTGGACCGGCTACAACGCGCTGATCTACCTCGCCGGCCTGCAGGCCGTGGACAACGAGCTGTACGACGCGGCCGCGGTCGACGGTGCCGGCAAGTGGGCCCAGTTCCGCTACGTCACCCTGCCCGGCCTGCGGCCCACGATCCTCTTCACGATCGTGGTCTCCACCATCGGCGCGGCGCAGCTCTTCGGCGAGCCGTTGCTCTACCACAACGGGAAGTCCGACGGGGGTACGTCGAACCAGTTCCAGACGCTCGGCCTGCTGATGTACCAGCAGGGCTGGACCAACGATCGGCTCGGCCTTGCCTCGGCCACAGCCTGGACGATGTTCCTGATCATCGTGGTCGCGGTGCTGGTCAACCTGTTCCTCGCCCGCCGACGAGAGCGGGCCGGACGATGA
- a CDS encoding carbohydrate ABC transporter permease, whose product MSAQGVTPEMTTALVVPRRRRRTAAGQQLKAGWVTYLLVGIVTVVSVFPLYYTIVMASHTNAEMAAANPPWLPNGSIWHNIRLALSLAPLNQGLINSVIVSGCVTAGTVALCTLAGFAFAKLRFRGSKVLLAVCIATMMVPTQMGVIPLYMLMSKLGMAGHLSAVILPTLVTAFGVFFMRQYVASAVPDELIEAGYMDGAGPFRIFRSIVVPAVRPAMAVLGMLTFLMSWNDFFWPIIVLSSQNPTVQVSFQSLATGYAPQQSIIMAGTLYGTVPVLVVFALLGRQIVGGIMQGAVKG is encoded by the coding sequence ATGAGCGCGCAAGGGGTGACCCCCGAGATGACCACGGCCCTGGTGGTGCCGCGACGTCGCCGCCGTACTGCTGCGGGACAGCAGCTGAAGGCGGGTTGGGTCACCTATCTGCTCGTCGGCATCGTCACGGTGGTCTCGGTCTTCCCGCTCTACTACACGATCGTGATGGCCTCGCACACCAACGCCGAGATGGCGGCAGCCAACCCGCCGTGGCTGCCCAACGGCTCGATCTGGCACAACATCAGGCTGGCGCTGAGCCTCGCGCCGCTGAACCAGGGGCTCATCAACTCGGTGATCGTCTCCGGTTGCGTCACCGCCGGCACGGTGGCGCTGTGCACCCTGGCCGGCTTCGCGTTCGCCAAGCTGCGCTTCCGCGGGTCGAAGGTGCTGCTCGCGGTCTGCATCGCGACGATGATGGTGCCTACCCAGATGGGCGTGATCCCGCTCTACATGCTGATGAGCAAGCTCGGCATGGCGGGCCACCTCTCCGCGGTGATCCTGCCGACCCTGGTCACCGCGTTCGGGGTGTTCTTCATGAGGCAGTACGTCGCCAGCGCGGTTCCGGACGAGCTCATCGAGGCCGGCTACATGGACGGCGCCGGACCCTTCCGGATCTTCCGGTCCATCGTCGTGCCGGCGGTGCGGCCTGCGATGGCCGTGCTGGGGATGCTGACGTTCCTGATGTCGTGGAACGACTTCTTCTGGCCGATCATCGTGCTGAGCTCGCAGAACCCGACCGTGCAGGTCTCGTTCCAGAGCCTGGCCACCGGCTATGCGCCCCAGCAGTCGATCATCATGGCCGGCACCCTCTACGGGACGGTGCCGGTGCTGGTCGTCTTCGCACTTCTCGGCCGGCAGATCGTCGGCGGAATCATGCAGGGAGCGGTCAAGGGATGA
- a CDS encoding LacI family DNA-binding transcriptional regulator, whose product MTQRATLEEVAARAGVSRATASRVLRGATNVSEAARAAVHAAAHEVSYSPNRAARSLVTGRSDSIAFMVDETEERMFADPFFLGMLRSVQVATAAAGLQLVFTVVSRAEDRERFVAYAAGGHVDGVLLLSLHGTDDLPHRLEAEGVPTVLSGRPFDDARGLFYVDADNVGGGRIATAHLVDSGRRVVATVTGALDMCAGQDRLTGYRQAVTASGATLDESLVEPAGFTTAEGYAATERLLARRPDVDAIFAGSDLAAFGAIRALHAAGRRVPDDVAVVGFDDIRDAAEHQPPLSTVRQPVGALGSAMTRMLLARVTGAVPDPNVVLPVELVVRGTG is encoded by the coding sequence GTGACCCAGCGCGCGACGCTCGAGGAGGTCGCCGCCCGGGCAGGCGTCTCCCGGGCCACGGCGAGCCGGGTGCTGCGGGGTGCGACGAACGTGAGCGAGGCGGCACGGGCGGCCGTGCACGCGGCAGCGCACGAGGTGTCCTACTCGCCGAACCGCGCCGCCAGGTCGCTGGTCACCGGCCGCAGCGACTCGATCGCCTTCATGGTGGACGAGACCGAGGAGCGGATGTTCGCCGACCCGTTCTTCCTGGGCATGCTCCGGTCCGTGCAGGTGGCGACGGCGGCCGCCGGGCTCCAGCTGGTGTTCACGGTCGTCTCCCGGGCCGAGGACCGCGAGCGGTTCGTCGCGTACGCCGCCGGCGGCCACGTCGACGGCGTGCTGCTGCTCTCCCTGCACGGCACCGACGACCTACCGCACCGCCTGGAGGCCGAGGGCGTGCCGACGGTGCTGAGCGGCCGCCCGTTCGACGACGCCCGAGGCCTCTTCTACGTCGACGCCGACAACGTCGGAGGCGGTCGGATCGCGACCGCGCACCTGGTCGACTCAGGGCGACGGGTGGTGGCTACCGTGACCGGTGCGCTGGACATGTGTGCCGGGCAGGACCGGCTGACCGGCTACCGTCAGGCGGTCACCGCGTCCGGGGCGACCCTGGACGAGTCGCTGGTGGAGCCGGCTGGATTCACCACCGCCGAGGGGTACGCCGCCACCGAGCGGCTGCTCGCCCGGCGGCCGGACGTCGACGCGATCTTCGCCGGCTCGGACTTGGCCGCCTTCGGGGCGATCCGGGCGCTGCACGCCGCCGGGCGCAGGGTCCCGGACGACGTGGCGGTGGTCGGGTTCGACGACATCCGTGACGCGGCCGAGCACCAGCCGCCGCTGAGCACCGTGCGCCAGCCGGTCGGCGCGCTGGGCAGCGCGATGACCAGGATGCTGCTGGCCAGGGTCACCGGCGCCGTACCGGACCCCAACGTGGTGCTGCCCGTCGAGCTGGTGGTGCGCGGGACGGGATGA
- a CDS encoding Fic family protein encodes MPTTSDPLAWLTSLEGVPSAYAGSRDGIDVLLRDRGLRRTRPEQTGESLLRGAHASAVLEGSESSLDSVRAGDLDETAAAAVRISTELLGLVPVITSSPLQAFARVHTLAGKGVVGDDALGRPVDAEAAARLATLSRTILTTEVPALMLAALVHAELVTVAPFASHNGVVARAIERLLLVARGVDQASLTVPEAGHLALRAAYESNLRGYSRGGRAGLHSWLLYAAEAYSRGAEASPLNG; translated from the coding sequence GTGCCCACGACGTCGGATCCCCTTGCCTGGTTGACCTCCCTGGAGGGCGTGCCCTCGGCGTACGCCGGCAGCCGGGACGGGATCGACGTGCTGCTGCGCGACCGCGGGCTGCGCCGTACCCGACCCGAGCAGACAGGCGAGTCGTTGCTTCGTGGCGCTCACGCGAGCGCGGTCCTCGAGGGGTCGGAGTCGTCGCTGGACTCGGTGCGCGCAGGCGACCTGGACGAGACCGCGGCCGCGGCGGTGCGGATCAGCACCGAGCTGCTCGGGCTCGTGCCGGTGATCACGTCCTCTCCGCTGCAGGCCTTCGCGCGGGTACACACGCTCGCCGGCAAGGGCGTGGTCGGTGACGACGCCCTCGGCCGACCCGTCGACGCGGAGGCCGCCGCGCGGCTCGCCACGCTGTCCCGCACCATCCTCACCACCGAGGTGCCCGCCCTGATGCTGGCTGCCCTGGTGCACGCCGAACTGGTCACGGTGGCGCCCTTCGCCTCCCATAACGGTGTGGTCGCCCGCGCGATCGAGCGACTGCTGCTGGTCGCCCGAGGGGTCGACCAGGCCTCGCTGACCGTGCCGGAGGCCGGGCACCTGGCGCTGCGTGCGGCGTACGAGTCGAACCTACGCGGCTACAGCAGGGGCGGTCGCGCCGGACTGCACTCCTGGCTCCTCTATGCCGCCGAGGCCTACTCCCGAGGTGCCGAGGCGAGCCCGCTGAACGGCTGA
- a CDS encoding sensor histidine kinase, whose product MARRRTGGLLRRHLGTEADRATFHTLHTASLMTGALRTGLTAESAERSVRHLRSLLAAPAVALTDTERLLAWDGHHAAHAVHAGELARRAVDDGATTVLDHAVFPCEDPYCPLRKAILSPLVVDDRVIGTLQVFGGLASAALVRATEEVAGWVSGQLELAELDASRTRLMEAEVRALRAQISPHFIYNALNAIASFVRTDPDRARQLLLDFADFTRYSFQRHGEYTTLEEELRSIERYLVLEQARFGERLQVTLRIAPEVLPVTVPVLSVQPLVENAVRHGLAQKAGTGRITILAEDHDREAVISVEDDGVGEDPERVRRALAGDESLDSVGLGNVDERLRSAYGDDYGLVVETAPGAGTKVTMRVPKYAAGVRP is encoded by the coding sequence ATGGCGAGGCGACGGACCGGCGGCCTGCTGCGCCGGCACCTGGGGACAGAGGCGGACCGGGCCACGTTCCACACACTGCACACGGCGTCCCTGATGACCGGTGCGCTGCGCACCGGCCTGACCGCCGAGTCCGCCGAGCGGTCGGTGCGACATCTGCGGTCGCTGCTCGCCGCGCCCGCGGTGGCGCTGACCGACACCGAGAGGCTGCTCGCCTGGGACGGCCACCATGCGGCGCACGCCGTCCACGCCGGAGAGCTCGCCCGGCGCGCCGTCGACGACGGGGCGACCACCGTCCTCGACCATGCGGTCTTCCCTTGCGAGGACCCGTACTGCCCCCTGCGCAAGGCGATCCTGAGCCCGCTGGTGGTCGACGACCGGGTCATCGGCACCCTGCAGGTGTTCGGCGGTCTCGCCTCCGCGGCCCTGGTCCGAGCGACCGAGGAGGTGGCCGGCTGGGTCTCCGGCCAGCTGGAGCTCGCCGAGCTCGACGCCTCCCGGACCCGGTTGATGGAGGCCGAGGTGCGGGCTCTGCGAGCGCAGATCTCACCGCACTTCATCTACAACGCGCTCAACGCCATCGCGTCCTTCGTGCGCACCGACCCCGACCGGGCACGGCAGCTGCTGCTCGACTTCGCGGACTTCACCCGCTACTCCTTCCAGCGGCACGGCGAGTACACGACGCTCGAGGAGGAGCTCCGCTCCATCGAGCGTTACCTCGTGCTCGAGCAGGCCCGCTTCGGCGAGCGGCTGCAGGTCACTCTGCGGATCGCGCCGGAGGTGCTCCCGGTCACCGTCCCGGTGCTCTCCGTGCAACCGCTGGTCGAGAACGCGGTTCGCCACGGGTTGGCACAGAAGGCGGGGACCGGAAGGATCACGATCCTGGCCGAGGACCATGACCGTGAGGCGGTGATCTCCGTGGAGGATGACGGCGTCGGCGAGGACCCCGAGCGGGTACGGCGGGCGCTGGCCGGCGACGAGTCCCTCGACAGCGTCGGGCTCGGCAACGTCGACGAGCGGCTGCGCTCAGCGTACGGCGACGACTACGGCCTGGTCGTCGAGACCGCCCCCGGTGCGGGCACCAAGGTCACCATGCGGGTGCCGAAGTACGCCGCAGGGGTCCGCCCGTGA
- the ssd gene encoding septum site-determining protein Ssd translates to MEIADTPLTSTGQTAPVLLSTDELLVAEVRRLAAAAGVSVTVVADLAAAARTWATASVLLVGVDLASACAAGRPARREQVHVVGHGSIGNDAFRHAVHIGAESVTELPSSQEWLVELLTDAADGLSTPGVVIGVVGGAGGVGATVFATALARCAAAVTPTLLVDLDLLGAGVDRVLGVESSSGIRWDAMMAATGRLSARSLREALPRADDLSVLAFPTRRPETLPGFAVREILSAARRGFGCVVLDLPRSGDAAIEQALARCDRLVLVSTLTLPAVTAASRVAARLPQTVPTGLVTRGGAGNLAPSEVSRLLGVPLLHAMTDQRGLDEAINLGAGPLRSRRGTLARAARRCLPVLLEDAAAA, encoded by the coding sequence ATGGAGATCGCCGACACCCCCCTCACCTCCACCGGGCAGACGGCCCCGGTGCTGCTGTCCACCGACGAGCTGCTCGTCGCCGAGGTCCGTCGGCTGGCTGCCGCCGCCGGTGTCTCGGTGACGGTGGTCGCCGACCTCGCGGCCGCGGCGAGGACCTGGGCCACCGCGTCGGTGCTGCTGGTCGGTGTCGACCTGGCTAGCGCGTGTGCGGCGGGTCGGCCCGCTCGCCGCGAGCAGGTGCACGTGGTGGGCCATGGGTCGATCGGCAACGACGCCTTCCGGCATGCCGTCCACATCGGCGCGGAGTCGGTGACGGAGCTGCCGAGCTCGCAGGAGTGGCTGGTCGAGCTGCTGACCGACGCCGCGGACGGACTCTCGACGCCGGGGGTGGTGATCGGCGTCGTCGGCGGTGCCGGCGGGGTCGGTGCCACCGTGTTCGCCACGGCTCTGGCCCGGTGCGCAGCGGCCGTCACGCCCACGCTCCTCGTCGACCTCGACCTCCTCGGCGCGGGCGTCGACCGGGTGCTGGGCGTCGAGTCGAGCTCCGGCATCAGGTGGGACGCGATGATGGCCGCCACCGGCCGGCTGAGTGCACGCTCGCTGCGCGAAGCGCTGCCGCGCGCGGACGACCTGTCCGTGCTCGCCTTCCCCACCCGCCGGCCGGAGACGCTGCCGGGGTTCGCGGTCCGGGAGATCCTCTCTGCCGCCCGTCGCGGGTTCGGCTGCGTCGTGCTCGACCTCCCGCGGTCCGGGGATGCGGCCATCGAGCAGGCCCTTGCCCGGTGCGACCGATTGGTGCTGGTCTCGACGCTCACCCTGCCGGCGGTCACGGCAGCGTCCCGGGTGGCGGCTCGACTGCCGCAGACCGTGCCGACCGGCCTGGTGACCCGTGGGGGCGCCGGCAACCTCGCGCCCAGCGAGGTGAGCCGGCTGCTCGGCGTGCCTCTGCTGCACGCGATGACGGATCAGCGCGGCTTGGACGAGGCCATCAACCTGGGCGCCGGCCCGCTGCGGTCACGGCGCGGAACGCTGGCACGTGCTGCGCGGCGGTGTCTGCCGGTCCTGCTCGAGGACGCGGCGGCAGCATGA
- a CDS encoding GH1 family beta-glucosidase: MTSSFPEGFRWGVASASYQIEGAVAADGRGPSIWDTFSHTPGRIDGDDDGDVACDHYHRWAEDLDLIRSLGIPAYRFSVAWPRVMPDGRTVNQAGLDFYDRLVDGMLERGIDPLLTLYHWDLPQALDVGEAGGWLDRDIADRFADFAVVVGKQLGDRVPAITTLNEPWCSAYLGYAKGEHAPGRTSSPLAYRAAHHLNLAHGRAAAALRSTLPAGAEVSVTLNLQQVQAASDRPEDLAAAAHADLVANRIFLDPMLRGGYPLELLEQTAHLTDWSFVADGDAEVICQPLDFLGVNFYNPVRICAPAAGLAPYPGTDRACFVDIPGPHTVMGWPIQASGLTDLLLRVQRDHGIPMMVTENGTACADLPDGQGVVHDLDRIDYLHQHLTAVRDAIEAGADVRGYYLWTLLDNFEWAWGYDKRFGIVHVDFDTLSRTPKDSARWYADVIARNAPP; the protein is encoded by the coding sequence ATGACATCGAGCTTTCCAGAGGGCTTCCGATGGGGCGTCGCCTCGGCGTCGTACCAGATCGAGGGCGCGGTGGCGGCCGACGGTCGGGGACCCAGCATCTGGGACACCTTCTCCCACACGCCGGGTCGCATCGATGGCGACGACGACGGCGACGTGGCCTGCGACCACTACCACCGCTGGGCCGAGGACCTCGACCTGATCCGCAGCCTCGGCATCCCCGCCTACCGGTTCTCTGTCGCCTGGCCACGGGTGATGCCGGATGGCCGCACGGTCAACCAGGCCGGGCTCGACTTCTACGACCGGCTCGTCGACGGGATGCTGGAGCGCGGCATCGACCCGCTGCTCACGCTCTATCACTGGGATCTGCCGCAGGCACTCGACGTAGGCGAGGCCGGGGGCTGGCTCGATCGGGACATCGCCGACCGGTTCGCCGACTTCGCGGTCGTGGTCGGCAAGCAGCTGGGCGACCGGGTGCCGGCCATCACCACCCTGAACGAGCCGTGGTGCTCGGCGTACCTCGGCTACGCGAAGGGCGAGCACGCGCCGGGACGCACCAGCAGCCCGCTCGCCTACCGCGCCGCGCACCACCTCAACCTGGCACACGGACGCGCCGCCGCCGCGCTGCGCTCGACGCTCCCGGCCGGTGCCGAGGTGTCGGTGACCCTGAACCTGCAGCAGGTGCAGGCCGCCTCCGACCGGCCCGAGGACCTCGCCGCCGCTGCGCACGCCGACCTCGTGGCCAACCGGATCTTCCTCGACCCGATGCTGCGTGGCGGCTACCCGCTCGAGCTGCTGGAGCAGACCGCGCACCTCACCGACTGGTCGTTCGTCGCCGACGGGGACGCCGAGGTCATCTGTCAGCCGCTGGACTTCCTCGGGGTGAACTTCTACAACCCGGTCCGGATCTGCGCCCCCGCCGCCGGGCTGGCGCCCTACCCGGGGACGGACCGCGCCTGCTTCGTGGACATCCCTGGTCCGCACACGGTGATGGGCTGGCCGATCCAGGCGTCCGGGCTGACCGACCTGCTGCTCCGGGTGCAGCGTGACCACGGCATCCCGATGATGGTCACCGAGAACGGCACCGCCTGCGCGGACCTCCCCGACGGTCAGGGCGTCGTCCATGACCTGGATCGGATCGACTACCTGCACCAGCACCTGACCGCCGTCCGGGACGCGATCGAGGCCGGTGCCGACGTCCGCGGCTACTACCTCTGGACGCTGCTGGACAACTTCGAGTGGGCGTGGGGCTACGACAAGCGCTTTGGGATCGTGCACGTCGACTTCGACACCCTGTCCCGCACTCCCAAGGACTCCGCTCGCTGGTACGCCGATGTCATCGCCCGCAACGCCCCGCCCTGA
- a CDS encoding class I SAM-dependent methyltransferase: MNAETPDHALSFGAVADAYDRARPSYPAEAARWLTGNGKLTVLELGAGTGKLTEVLVGAGHRVIATDPLPEMLTRLRARVVPFAIGVSGAEAIPSPSRSVDVVVCAQSFHWFDHARALPEIARVLRPGGVLALVWNQRDEGIPWVKRLGRIIGTEGQDEDLVKPIRDSALFGFIEEAKFRTWQRLDRDSLLDLVRSRSYVATLDDDARLAVLAKVLELYDDYGRGHDGMLLPYVTRCFRATVQHPPDPPPRPERSTEHAFEATGVEETEPPEPPEPPEDPGTLLIDFH, encoded by the coding sequence ATGAACGCCGAGACCCCCGACCACGCGCTCTCCTTCGGTGCCGTGGCGGACGCCTACGACCGTGCACGGCCGTCGTACCCGGCGGAGGCCGCTCGGTGGCTGACCGGCAACGGCAAACTCACCGTCCTCGAGCTCGGGGCCGGCACCGGCAAGCTGACCGAGGTGCTGGTCGGAGCCGGGCACAGGGTCATCGCGACCGACCCGCTGCCCGAGATGCTCACCCGGCTGCGGGCACGGGTGGTCCCGTTCGCGATCGGCGTCTCCGGCGCGGAGGCCATTCCGTCACCGAGCCGCTCAGTTGACGTGGTGGTCTGCGCCCAGTCGTTCCATTGGTTCGACCATGCTCGTGCGCTTCCGGAGATCGCGCGGGTGCTGCGCCCCGGTGGCGTCCTCGCCCTGGTGTGGAACCAGCGCGACGAGGGCATCCCGTGGGTCAAGAGGCTCGGCCGGATCATCGGCACCGAGGGACAGGACGAGGACCTGGTCAAGCCGATCCGCGACTCGGCACTGTTCGGCTTCATCGAGGAGGCGAAGTTCCGGACCTGGCAGCGCCTCGACCGCGACAGCCTCCTCGACCTGGTCCGCTCGCGGTCCTACGTGGCCACGCTCGACGACGACGCCCGCCTCGCGGTGCTGGCCAAGGTCCTGGAGCTGTACGACGACTACGGCCGCGGCCATGACGGCATGCTGCTCCCCTACGTGACCCGCTGCTTCCGGGCCACCGTCCAGCACCCACCGGACCCGCCGCCGCGGCCGGAGCGCTCCACCGAGCACGCCTTCGAGGCCACCGGCGTCGAGGAGACCGAGCCGCCCGAGCCCCCGGAGCCGCCCGAGGATCCGGGCACGCTGCTGATCGACTTCCACTGA